The proteins below come from a single Prolixibacter sp. NT017 genomic window:
- a CDS encoding RNA polymerase sigma-70 factor encodes MKIEDKILLDEIRKRNSKVFEVLFRDYYVSLIRYADGFVFDKTVSDDIVQNFFIYLWENGEHLDVKSSLRAYFYQSVRNRCLNYLRDLKVKDKHNLLFLEASLNSADPSLLQDPDIADQIHQALESLPKEMRDIFTMKYLKGAKTKEIASLKKISSNTVKTQLQRAREKLKKRLMETTSINFFL; translated from the coding sequence TACTGCTTGATGAAATAAGGAAACGTAACAGTAAAGTATTCGAGGTGCTGTTTCGGGATTATTACGTCTCGCTAATCAGGTATGCCGACGGATTTGTTTTTGACAAGACTGTCAGCGATGACATTGTGCAGAATTTCTTCATTTATTTGTGGGAGAACGGAGAGCATCTGGATGTGAAAAGTTCTCTCCGGGCTTACTTCTATCAATCGGTGCGCAACAGGTGTCTGAACTATCTGCGTGATTTGAAAGTGAAAGACAAGCACAATTTGTTGTTTCTGGAGGCCAGTTTAAACAGCGCCGATCCGTCACTCCTGCAGGACCCTGATATTGCAGATCAAATACATCAGGCGCTGGAGTCGCTTCCGAAAGAAATGCGGGACATCTTCACCATGAAATATTTGAAGGGGGCTAAAACAAAAGAAATTGCCAGCCTAAAGAAAATCTCTTCCAACACGGTAAAAACACAGCTTCAGCGAGCGAGAGAAAAACTGAAAAAGAGATTAATGGAAACGACCTCCATCAATTTTTTTCTGTAG